The following are from one region of the Moritella sp. 24 genome:
- a CDS encoding NAD(P)-dependent oxidoreductase produces MSSLSVAFVGLGVMGYPMAGHLKRAGYKTTVFNRTTEKSIKWVNDYQGELATTPKEAAENADVVFICVGNDNDVRSVVYGESGVLASLKPGAILVDHTTTSALLAIELAAACERHNVEFIDAPVSGGQAGAENGALTVMCGGNSDTFETVKPVFNAYAKQSSLLGGHGQGQRCKMVNQICIAGVLQGLSEALTLAEKASLDVAQVVETLKHGAAGSWQMENRAETMANDQFDFGFAIDLMRKDLGICLEEAKRYQLELPLTSQVDSDYEILQQHGLGNMDTSILIKANAIKSV; encoded by the coding sequence ATGAGTTCTTTAAGCGTAGCATTTGTTGGTCTTGGAGTAATGGGCTACCCAATGGCGGGTCATTTAAAACGTGCAGGATATAAAACAACGGTATTCAATCGTACTACCGAAAAGTCCATAAAATGGGTAAATGACTATCAAGGTGAATTAGCTACCACCCCTAAAGAAGCAGCTGAAAACGCAGATGTCGTGTTCATTTGTGTTGGCAACGACAACGATGTTCGCAGTGTGGTATACGGTGAATCAGGCGTATTAGCCAGTCTCAAACCCGGTGCGATCTTAGTGGATCACACAACGACATCAGCACTGCTTGCCATCGAGTTAGCCGCTGCATGTGAACGTCATAATGTTGAATTTATCGATGCTCCAGTTTCAGGTGGACAAGCTGGTGCCGAAAATGGCGCATTAACCGTCATGTGTGGTGGTAACTCAGACACCTTTGAGACAGTTAAGCCAGTCTTTAACGCTTATGCAAAGCAGTCCTCGCTACTAGGCGGCCACGGTCAAGGTCAACGTTGTAAAATGGTCAATCAGATATGCATCGCAGGCGTTTTACAAGGCTTAAGTGAAGCGTTAACGTTAGCAGAAAAAGCATCATTGGATGTTGCACAAGTAGTGGAAACACTTAAGCATGGCGCAGCGGGATCATGGCAGATGGAGAACCGAGCAGAAACAATGGCAAACGATCAATTTGATTTTGGCTTTGCGATCGATCTAATGAGAAAAGATCTAGGGATCTGTTTGGAAGAAGCTAAACGCTATCAGCTCGAATTACCACTAACAAGCCAAGTCGATAGTGATTACGAGATATTACAGCAACACGGATTGGGAAATATGGATACATCCATCCTCATCAAAGCCAACGCAATAAAATCAGTCTAA
- a CDS encoding 4'-phosphopantetheinyl transferase superfamily protein, producing the protein MPHTAIFFSTRLTFTTHTDFPINAVDDLGETIDVYLFNSNTLDNEQIAAFAAHYLHPQEQAIFHKRKQQQAQQEYLASRIIIKTYASKHLGYDFADLYVLFDSQDNCLHVYHHNQIIALRCCISHSSGQVLVALLPTTKKVKLGVDLEWISTKRSLEKVAKHYYHAEELQACLAQTESVSETVVEEALQPSALYRIWTLKEALAKAIKQPIAKLIRDNVFAYCAPFNVHSACYSASDNHNNTMFDLSIISDIELTDNAANTHINILMGKLDQDLRKVK; encoded by the coding sequence ATGCCACACACTGCAATATTCTTTAGCACACGGTTAACGTTTACTACGCATACCGACTTTCCTATCAACGCTGTGGACGATCTTGGTGAAACCATTGACGTATACTTGTTTAACAGCAATACCTTAGATAATGAACAAATAGCAGCATTTGCAGCGCATTATTTACACCCACAGGAACAGGCGATATTTCACAAACGTAAACAGCAGCAAGCCCAACAAGAATACCTTGCTAGTCGTATTATTATAAAGACGTATGCGAGTAAGCATTTAGGCTATGATTTCGCCGATCTTTACGTCCTATTCGATAGCCAAGATAATTGCTTACATGTGTATCATCATAATCAGATTATCGCATTACGCTGTTGTATTTCTCATTCTAGTGGGCAAGTCCTTGTCGCATTACTGCCAACAACAAAAAAAGTTAAGTTGGGTGTCGATTTAGAGTGGATCTCAACCAAGCGTTCACTCGAAAAAGTGGCGAAACATTACTACCATGCTGAAGAATTACAAGCTTGTCTGGCACAAACAGAATCAGTTTCAGAAACCGTTGTAGAAGAAGCGCTACAGCCGAGTGCGTTGTATCGGATATGGACGTTAAAAGAAGCGTTAGCAAAGGCTATTAAGCAGCCGATAGCCAAGCTAATACGTGATAATGTATTTGCGTATTGCGCACCATTCAATGTGCACTCAGCTTGTTATTCAGCTTCAGATAACCACAACAATACGATGTTTGATTTAAGCATTATCAGCGATATTGAACTCACTGATAATGCAGCTAACACCCACATCAATATTCTAATGGGTAAGTTAGATCAGGATTTGCGTAAGGTTAAATAA
- a CDS encoding M50 family metallopeptidase, giving the protein MMIARDRRILFILVFTVLAFMWQSALIAPLKILVVFLHELSHALATWLTGGKVVEFVVSAYQSGHVRSMGGSRFIILSAGYLGSLLFGLLFYAASSRRQTTDICLALLALTMLLVAVFFGGTLYTIGFAAVIAAVIIVLLKYANAGIKQTVLLVFASASMIYVPLDIWQDTIVHSGALSDARMLANEMGGATFMWGGLWFLTSLFFIYLTLRKS; this is encoded by the coding sequence AATTTTATTTATACTCGTGTTTACGGTTCTTGCTTTTATGTGGCAGAGCGCATTAATCGCACCACTTAAAATATTAGTGGTGTTTTTACACGAGCTTAGTCATGCGCTAGCGACGTGGCTGACGGGGGGTAAGGTGGTCGAGTTTGTCGTGTCTGCTTACCAGAGTGGTCATGTTCGCTCGATGGGGGGCTCGCGCTTTATTATTCTGAGTGCGGGCTATCTCGGTTCATTATTGTTTGGTTTATTGTTTTATGCTGCCAGTAGCCGTCGTCAAACCACTGATATCTGTTTAGCGCTATTGGCGTTGACTATGTTATTAGTGGCTGTATTTTTTGGTGGTACTTTATATACCATCGGATTTGCAGCCGTGATTGCTGCCGTTATCATCGTATTGCTAAAATATGCAAATGCAGGCATTAAGCAAACAGTCCTATTGGTGTTTGCCAGTGCAAGTATGATTTATGTTCCTTTGGATATTTGGCAAGACACCATTGTTCATAGTGGAGCATTATCCGATGCGCGTATGTTAGCCAATGAAATGGGTGGCGCAACCTTTATGTGGGGTGGCTTGTGGTTTCTGACCAGTTTATTTTTTATTTATTTAACCTTACGCAAATCCTGA